The following are encoded in a window of Microbacterium sp. LWO13-1.2 genomic DNA:
- a CDS encoding extracellular solute-binding protein, producing the protein MKANKLLLASAIVTAGVLALGGCSAPPGESADGKVTLTFWQNSTTGDGQQYWKDTIAAFEAKYPDVTVKMQSIQNEEMDGKLQTSLNSNEGPDIFMARGGGKLADVVEAGQVMDITDKISDATKSAVSSSLSAFEIDGKQYGVPTAVLPSGIFYSADLFEAAGVTATPTTIDELTDVTAELRTSGVAPIAVGAKDAWPAAHWYYNFALRACSKEALDEAASTRTFDDECWLTAGENLQTVIDAEPFNDGFLTTTAQQGAGSSAGLLANHKASMELMGAWDPGVIASLTPDEKSLPDLAWFPFPEVEGGDGEPGAMMGGVDGFSCWVNAPKECVDFLDFIAEKGNQEAYAKAFQTVPASSEAQAAVTDPVLKNILDAYSAAPYVVVWLDTLYGQSVGNALNVAVVNMFAGQGTAQDIVDAVNSAAAKS; encoded by the coding sequence ATGAAAGCCAACAAGCTCCTGCTGGCATCGGCCATCGTGACCGCGGGCGTTCTCGCCCTCGGCGGATGCAGCGCCCCTCCCGGCGAATCCGCCGACGGCAAGGTCACGCTCACGTTCTGGCAGAACTCGACGACCGGCGACGGCCAGCAGTACTGGAAGGACACGATCGCCGCTTTCGAGGCGAAGTACCCCGACGTCACGGTCAAGATGCAGTCGATCCAGAACGAGGAGATGGACGGCAAGCTGCAGACCTCGCTCAACTCCAACGAGGGTCCGGACATCTTCATGGCGCGCGGCGGAGGAAAACTCGCCGACGTCGTGGAAGCCGGTCAGGTGATGGACATCACCGACAAGATCTCGGATGCCACGAAGTCCGCTGTCAGCAGCTCGCTGTCGGCGTTCGAGATCGACGGCAAGCAGTACGGGGTGCCGACGGCCGTGCTGCCCTCCGGCATCTTCTACTCGGCCGACCTGTTCGAGGCCGCCGGCGTCACGGCGACGCCCACCACGATCGACGAGTTGACCGACGTCACGGCGGAACTTCGCACATCCGGCGTCGCACCCATCGCGGTCGGCGCGAAAGACGCCTGGCCCGCTGCGCACTGGTACTACAACTTCGCCTTGCGTGCGTGCTCGAAAGAGGCGCTCGACGAGGCCGCATCCACCAGGACGTTCGACGATGAGTGCTGGCTGACCGCCGGCGAGAACCTGCAGACGGTCATCGACGCCGAACCCTTCAACGACGGTTTCCTCACGACGACGGCGCAGCAGGGCGCCGGATCTTCCGCAGGCCTGCTCGCCAACCACAAGGCGTCGATGGAACTCATGGGCGCGTGGGACCCGGGCGTGATCGCCTCCCTGACCCCGGATGAGAAGTCGCTGCCCGACCTCGCGTGGTTCCCGTTCCCCGAGGTCGAGGGCGGCGACGGCGAACCCGGCGCCATGATGGGTGGAGTCGACGGGTTCTCGTGCTGGGTCAACGCTCCGAAGGAGTGCGTCGACTTCCTCGACTTCATCGCCGAGAAGGGCAACCAGGAGGCCTACGCGAAGGCGTTCCAGACCGTGCCGGCCTCCTCCGAAGCCCAGGCCGCCGTCACCGACCCGGTGCTGAAGAACATCCTCGACGCCTACAGCGCGGCACCGTACGTCGTCGTGTGGCTGGACACGCTCTACGGCCAGAGCGTGGGCAACGCGCTGAACGTCGCAGTCGTGAACATGTTCGCAGGCCAAGGCACCGCGCAGGACATCGTCGACGCGGTGAACAGCGCCGCTGCGAAGTCCTGA
- a CDS encoding LacI family DNA-binding transcriptional regulator has protein sequence MSGRTTIHDVAKAAGVSVSTVSKAVNGRYGIADATVRRVLDAVRELGYESSLVASSMRARRTGVIGVLLADFEPFSAEILKGVGSAAHGTAFDLLAYSSRQGAAEGWERRSLSRLSGTLIDAAIMVTPTVVSASTEIPVVAVDPHTGRAGLPTVESDSFGGALAATRHLIELGHRRIGFLAGRPDLRSAGLRDAGYRRALGDAGILVDPALIGVGRYDLETTRESARLMLAGDTRPTAVFAANDLSAIAVIDVAQEMGLRVPDDLSVIGFDDVPEASRRALPLTTIRQPMHRLGVVAAEMVFAQLSGEPLEQLHVILPTRLVVRATTAPPRVSPR, from the coding sequence ATGAGCGGACGAACGACGATCCACGACGTCGCGAAAGCGGCGGGGGTGTCGGTCTCGACCGTCTCCAAGGCGGTCAACGGACGCTACGGAATCGCAGATGCCACGGTTCGGCGCGTTCTCGATGCGGTGCGCGAGCTGGGGTACGAGTCCAGCCTGGTCGCCAGCAGCATGCGGGCGCGACGGACCGGAGTGATCGGAGTCCTCCTGGCGGACTTCGAGCCGTTCAGCGCGGAGATCCTCAAGGGGGTCGGATCCGCGGCGCATGGCACGGCCTTCGATCTGCTCGCCTACAGCTCTCGCCAGGGTGCGGCGGAAGGATGGGAGCGCCGGTCGCTGAGCAGGCTGTCCGGCACGCTCATCGACGCGGCGATCATGGTGACGCCGACGGTCGTGAGCGCGTCGACGGAGATCCCCGTCGTGGCGGTCGATCCGCATACCGGCCGGGCCGGATTGCCGACCGTGGAGTCCGACAGTTTCGGCGGTGCCCTTGCCGCCACGCGACACCTGATCGAACTCGGACACCGACGCATCGGCTTCCTCGCAGGGCGACCGGATCTGCGTTCAGCCGGGCTCCGTGATGCCGGCTACCGCCGGGCGCTGGGAGATGCCGGCATCCTCGTCGATCCCGCGCTGATCGGTGTCGGGCGTTACGACCTGGAGACGACCCGAGAGTCGGCTCGTCTCATGCTCGCAGGCGACACCCGTCCGACCGCCGTCTTCGCCGCCAACGATCTCTCTGCGATCGCCGTCATCGATGTCGCCCAGGAGATGGGGTTGAGAGTGCCGGATGATCTGTCGGTGATCGGCTTCGACGACGTTCCCGAAGCGTCGCGGCGGGCACTGCCGCTGACCACCATTCGGCAGCCGATGCATCGCCTCGGCGTCGTCGCTGCCGAGATGGTTTTCGCCCAGCTCTCGGGAGAGCCGCTCGAGCAGCTGCACGTGATCCTGCCGACGCGACTCGTGGTCCGCGCCACCACGGCCCCGCCGCGCGTCAGTCCGCGCTGA
- a CDS encoding PaaX family transcriptional regulator C-terminal domain-containing protein: MNRMPDAVVPPPVEGVILDDIDARPGSTASLLRTFIGLYLRRLDDWISAADLVRIAGFLGIPAATARTGVTRLKQKGLLLAEREGGIGYRLNPAAIPMLERGDRRIFEVRQMALGDPWCLLSFSIPETRRDLRHQLRRRLQWIGCGMVSPALWICPGYLQDEVEEILTELHAREWATLFRTQTPEVAGPLADAVSGWWDLTALRAEHELFQESIAPLPDDAPGPFAAYVRLIDAWRVLPYRDPGLPAALLPADWPGHRSFDAHARLSAQLAGPAWDFVRTAIADRASARPDHDAALSAD, encoded by the coding sequence ATGAACCGAATGCCGGATGCCGTGGTCCCCCCGCCCGTCGAGGGCGTGATCCTCGACGACATCGACGCGCGCCCCGGGAGCACCGCCTCGCTGCTGCGCACGTTCATCGGACTCTACCTGCGTCGTCTCGACGACTGGATCTCCGCGGCCGATCTGGTGCGCATCGCCGGCTTCCTCGGCATCCCTGCCGCGACCGCACGCACCGGCGTCACCCGACTCAAACAGAAGGGCCTCCTGCTCGCCGAGCGGGAGGGCGGCATCGGCTACCGCCTCAATCCCGCGGCGATCCCGATGCTCGAGCGCGGCGACCGGCGCATCTTCGAAGTCCGGCAGATGGCGCTCGGCGACCCATGGTGCCTGCTCTCGTTCTCGATTCCGGAGACCCGCCGCGACCTGCGCCATCAGCTGCGTCGACGGCTGCAATGGATCGGCTGCGGCATGGTCTCGCCCGCGCTGTGGATCTGCCCCGGCTATCTGCAGGACGAGGTCGAGGAGATCCTGACAGAGCTGCACGCACGCGAGTGGGCGACCCTCTTCCGCACCCAGACTCCGGAGGTCGCCGGCCCCCTCGCCGATGCGGTGTCGGGTTGGTGGGATCTCACCGCCCTCCGCGCGGAGCACGAGCTCTTCCAGGAGTCGATCGCTCCGCTACCGGATGACGCCCCCGGACCCTTCGCCGCGTACGTGCGGCTCATCGACGCGTGGCGCGTGCTTCCCTATCGCGATCCCGGCCTTCCCGCAGCGCTGCTTCCGGCGGATTGGCCAGGGCACCGCAGCTTCGACGCCCATGCCCGCCTTTCGGCGCAGCTCGCCGGGCCGGCATGGGATTTCGTGCGTACGGCCATCGCCGATCGGGCGTCCGCGAGGCCCGATCACGACGCGGCGCTCAGCGCGGACTGA